TATTGGAGAACACCGAGGTGAGCTATCCCTCTAAACCCACCTCCCGAAAGCGTAATCCCAATTTTATTATTTACTATCATTATTCAATTGCCTTTCCTACTTTAGATTATAATTATTCGACATTATTGAGTCGCTAGCTCATAATTTGTCTGAAAAATATTAACTTGATGAGTTACATTATAAATATCTTATACTCCCTACTAGGTCTGGATGGAACTAACATTGTCTTAATCCACGAGGGATCTAATGCCTTGCCTTCATAATCTAGAAAAGAGTTCGTAATTATTCTCGCCAAATCTTCTGGATTGCCGCCAATTAATGGCTTACCCTCGAAATATAGTTCGTTATGTAGCTGAAAAAAAATATCTACAATCTGCTCTACCGAACAGTTAATTTTTATTTTTTGTGAATTTACTTCATCCATAATCTTTTATTTTTTTTGTTAATCAGAACTTATACTAGCGTTCTATCATCTTTTTTGATTGCTCAAATTCGTACGAAACCCTAAAGCGATATTGGTACCTCCAAGCTTACTTCCAAATACATGAGATCGCCTTAGAGCGTTGAAATGTTGTAATTCGATATAAGCGACAAACCTTTTATTAACACGATATGATGCAAAACCACCCAATCGATAAGTTTCATAAGCTTTTGTTTTCGACTGCGTATTAATACTGGCAATACTTCCTTGAACCTCTGTAAAGGGGCTTGTAAGCCACAAAACACCAAACCCCGCAAAACCTCCAATTTCAAATCTATCTCTAATACCTTTATTCAATCCGATATCTGTGAACGCCCCGATTAAAGATCGATTACCTTTGTTTACAATGGAAAATCCATCGACCGACCTAGTATTTGTAAAACTGTAGAGTGATATCTCATATACTGCTCTGAAGAATATATTCTTGTTGTACCGATATTGGAAGCCAGTCATCGTTCTTATACCAATGTTACTATGCTTCATAAAATCTGAACGTGGGATACTTATACCAAATGAAGTAGTAATCTCTATTTTATCTCTATAGCTGTTACTTATGGTGTCTTGAGAAAATACATGGTTGCTAAAAAAGAACAAAAAAACAATTGATATCAAACACCTATTATTAGATGGGATCATTTTCCCAATAATTTAAATTATCATGTACATTCATGTAGTATATAGCCATTTATATTGTTAAATATTTTTATCTCTATGGGTTATTAGTTTTCTTACTGAATAGGCTTTTGAACCACTGCTTTATTTTACCCCAATATTCTTTTCCTAGGAGGGCTATAGCTGAGAGGAAAAATACCTCGCCAACAATAACGACCGTAGTTGTCACAATTGCCTTATTGGGAATGTCAGTAAACGGCAGTATAGGTGCGCCAATCCAGCATATGATCGTGATGGCAAAAAATATAAAACCAAGTGTCTTTTTAAAATTGCTTTTTTCCATTGTTATATAATTTATCTTCCTGTTTCTCTTAGATAGATGTATCTGGCAACCAGAAATCCTGTATAGGCTTCTGTATGTTTATCTCTGCTCTGTTGTAATAGCGACTGGGCATCAATAAGATCGCTTAAGATGCTCAGACCATTTTGGTATTGATCTTTGTTTATCCGCACATTTTCCTCGGCTGTCTCTATGGCCTGTTTAGCCAATAATATCTTGTTGTAATTTTCATTTAATTTGTTCCAATAACTCTGGAACATGACAAGAAGCTTTTGATCAGTATCTGTTTTCTCGTATTCTGCCCTGTCTATCTGAGTTTGCTTTTTACGGAGATTGTAAGAACCTCCCCACCAGTCTGAAATGGGAAGTGATAAAGTTGCGTGAACCATAGTAGACGGATTTGTATTTTTGAAAATATCATTGTACTGGTAATAGCCAGCCCCAACACCAAAGTATGGAAGCAATTTACCACGTTCTATTTTCTTTTCCAGTTGTTTCGCTTCAATGTTTTTACTTAGGAGCTTATGCATATTCGTATTTGTTACGGCCTGGTTATGATCCACAAGGAGAGTAACGGGATTGGAAATATACTCTTGATCCTTTGTTTCAATTTCGAATTGACCGCCATCTACGTTCATTAATTGTGCAAGCTGAATTTTTAATAAGCTGATGCTGTTTTCTAGCTCCACACCACTTGTCTTTATCTCATTTTGTTTTAACTGTACCTGTAGTAGATCATTCCTATTTGTTACACCTGCATCTACAGCAACTTTCACGTCGCTAAATAGATTATCGGCTAGATTTTTCATTACGTCAATAGTTTTGCGTTTCTCATATAGGGATACTAATGTCCAATAGTATTGCTCTACACTTACCAGTATATTTTTTTTAGCTTCCTGAGTCTGATATTTACTGACATCTTCGCCTAACTCAGCTAATTTATTTCCATAATAAATTTGTCCTCCTGTAAAAACGGGTTGTTCCAAAGATATACCTAGCATATATCCATTTCTCTTGTCCCTTACATTAGGCATCCCAGGAAAACTTGAACCAAGCATGTTTATCATTTCTGCAGATTCTTTACCAATCATCCCTTCCTTTAGATGATATCCAAATCCAAATGCATTAACTTTTGGAAAATAGCTGGTAAAGGCTTCTTTTTTAGTTAACGATGCTTCCTCCATTGATAAGCGGTCAGCTTTTAGAGCATTGTTATTCTTTAACGTGAGTTCCTTGCATTGCTCTAGCGTGTAGTTTGTCTGTGCTGATGCACCACTTGTAACCAAAAGGAAAAGAGCAAAAAATATATAGTGAACAGATTTCATTATTTTACGATGTTAGTATCCTGTTTTCTGTATACGAGCCAATAAGAGACAGGCAGGATTGTTAATATAAAGACCATAGAGAACAGTGCTCCAAAACAGATGATAGCTGCCATTGGCCCCCAAAGTGGGCTTCCAACAACCAACATTGTAATTACGCCAACCGATGCTGCCACTGAAGTAAGAACGATTGGTCTCATTCTTCTTCTTCCAGCTTCCAATGCAGCTTCTTTTACGCTCATCTTTTCAGTTTTTCTAAGCTTATCAGCGTAGTCAAAAAGGATAATTCCATTTCTCATTACAATACCAATAAGACATACAAATCCTAGGACAGAGGTCATTCCGAATTCAAATCCGGTTACCCATATTCCGAATGCTGCACCGAAAAAGCAAAGAATTGTAGATGCCAGCGTCAGGTTCGCCAGACTGATCTTCTTGTAGTGGAAAACAAGTACAAAATAGATGATGAATACGGCTATTAGAAGAGCAAGAAGCGTTTGTGGTATCGACTCTTCATTTGATTCTGAAACACCGCCATATTTAACGTCAATATTTTTATACTCCTTATTCTTGAGAAGAGAATCAACCTTATTACTTACACTAGGAAATATATCATTTGGATTTACATTTCTTTTCAGATCTGCAAGTACAGAGATGGTATAAATGCCATTGCGGGTATTTATTTGTCCATCTCTCCATGCAGGTGAAACTTCGGACACTTGATTTAGCGGAACGGATACCCCGGCCATGTTTGGTACGTAAATATTACCCACACGATTAAGTTCCCGTAAACTGTCTATTTCGCCTCTTAGGGTGACATTCATCTTGTAGTCATTCTCCCAAACATTTGTTATATCAATTCCTTTATTAATAACGCCAAGTTCTTGAGCGACAGAATTGTTGGAGATTCCTTGACGGTTGGCAAGCTGTTGGTCTATATTTATCTGTACCGACGACGATGGGTTTTCTACATCGTTATGCACCCAAAGGAATTCATCCATTTTAGATAAATCACGGATTAGCTCCTTAGACATCGACTTTAATGTGGCTGCATCAGCACCTGTCAATCGTACATCTATAGGATAGCGTACCACTTCATTATCGAGCTGCTTGAAGAATACATAAGCTCTTGGAAAATGAAAGGCATATTTGTCCGCATATTCATTCAGTAGTTCTTCAGTAGCTTTATTTGATTTGGTGTTTACAATAAATTGAGCATAATTTTTAGAAGGCATATTTGGTGAATAACCTGAATGGAAACGTGGCGAGCTTGCTCCTATAAAAGAAGTAATCGATAAAACGCGATCATCCTTTTTTAGGATTTTTTCCAGACTGTCAGCCACTTTTTCGGTTTGAACCAATGAATTTCCGTGTGGAAGATAAATTTCGACTGCAAACAGATCCCGTTCTGCAATTGGCATCATTCTCATCTTCGCATTGCCCAGCATCAACATAGCCAACACCACAGAAGTTATTAATATGGACATCGTTAGCACCGGACGTTTAAAGAATACGGGAAGTATCTTATCATAGCCCAACTGGATCCTGTCAAGAAAACTTTTCTTAGTGTCTTTCTTATCTTTATGCAGACCCTTTTTTATCAGTATATACTGCATAAAGGGAATAATAAACAACGCTACGGCAAGAGAAACAAAGAGTGTAATTGTCAACGTCCACGGGTAGGAGAACATAAAATCTCTATTCGGCCCCTTCAGCGTGATAAGAAAAGGAAAAAATGTAACACTAATGATAAGCGTTGCTGAAACAAGCGATTTAAAGTACTCTCCTGCACCTGCAATAGATGCATGCCAACGGGACATTCCTTCGTCGAGATGCTCTATATAACTGTCGACAATAACGATACAGTCATCTACAATCAAACCTAGTACAACAATAAGTGCGGCAAACGTAACAACGTTTAATTCAAACCTGCTGCATACATAATCCCCAATGAAATAAAAATCGTGATGGGAATAGAGGTAGCTGCCACTGCAGCAACACGTACCGGCATAAAAAATACAGTAACAAGTACAACCGAAATTATGGCGATGAGCATCTCTACCAGAAACTCGTCCACAGATTTTTGTACAACCTTTGATTGATCGACAATGGTACTGATCTTAACATCGGCAGGAAGTTTGGCTCCCTCCTCTAAAAGAATTGAGTTTAATTCGTTGCCGAAACGAGTAATATCGTTTCCGGTCTGCATCTCCACAGACATCAATAGGCACTTTTTCCCGTTATTCTTAATAAAATCGTCAGGTGCAGGATATTCTCTGACAACATTGGCTATATCCTTTAAGCGAAGAATGTCCGTCTGTCCATCGCCCCTTATAATCTGGTTAGCAATGTTCTGCTCGGTCTGATTTGCGGTGTTAAGATAGATTGGAATGGACATATCTCCATTATCTATATCGCCTGCATATCCTTTCAGTCCCTGTGTATAGAGTACTTCTCCGATTTGCTGAGCTTGGATGCCATTCTTTGCCATTTTTTCCTTATCCAGATAGATGGCAATCCTTTCTTTTTGCTGGCCTGATTTTGTCAATTTTGAAACTTCGGGTACCTGTCTTAGTCTGGATTCTATTTGTTCCATATAGCCTTCAAGCTGTCGATAGGTCTTACTTTCAGACTCGACTGAAAACAGTAAAGCTGAAGTTTCGCCAAAATCTGAATCTACTATCAATGCCAATACCTCAGGAGGCAGTTCCTGTTTTAGTTCGTTTAATCCATGTCTTATTTTTGCCCAGACTTCATCCTTGTTTTTTACATTATCATTCAGCGTAATATAAACGTAAACAATGCCGTCTTTGGATTGTGAATAGGTAGCCTTTCTTTTTACTTCTTTATATTTGAAAAGATGTTCTTCCAAAGGCTTGGTAAGCTGTTTTGCAACCTGTTCTGAATTTGCTCCAGGGTATATTCCTGCAATAATTCCCTGATTAATAGTTACGGTTGGATATTCTTGTTTGGGCATATAGAGCAGCCCGCCAATTCCTGCGATTAGAAGTAGTGCTGTTACCAAAAACACGACTTTATGGTAACGCATAGCCCATGCTACCGCTTTAATATTATTTGCCATTTCTTTTAGTTCAAATTTTTATTTAACGATAACTTTAGATCCTTCAAAGATTTTCTGAAAACCTTCGGTAACAATTCGGTCTCCTTCTCCAAGCCCCTCTAGTACGACAACTCCATCAGAAGTCAGCTCGCCTATTTTTACTGATTGTTTTAATACAGTATTGTCTTTATTAACCTTCCAGACATATCGTTCATTCCTTGCTGAAATTTGAATTACAGAAATTGGAAGTGAGTAGCCTGTTACGTTATCGGACTTAAATGTTATGTTACAGTCCATTCCTGGAAGCAATTCGTCTTTTCCATTTAAAATATCCACTTTAACCGTGTAGGCTCTGGAATATGGATTGGCAACAACTCCCTTTTCAACAATTTTTCCAGTATAACTCTTATCTGAAGTCTTTACATAGACATTTGCATCATCCCCGATTTTCAACTCTTTTATATCATTCTCTGGAATGGAAACTTTAACCCGTATTTTATCTACTTTAAGTACGGTGAAAACTGGCATTCCGGCAGCTACATTCGCACCTAAATCAATAACTTTGGTTCCGATTACGCCACTGTAAGGAGCATAGAGGTTACAGTCTTCTACATCTTTTAGAGCAAGCGACTCCGCAGCTTCTGCTTGTTCGAGAAGCGATTGAGCCTCAATAATCTTGATCTCAGGTAAGCTCTTATTATCATAAATAATCTTAAGTCTCTGATAAGCATCCTTAGCTTGCTTTTTCTGGGATTTTGCAACCTCATAGGCCTTTTGATACCGGGCTCTGTCTAAAGTTGCAATGAGTTGACCTGCGTGGACCTTGCTTCCTTCCGAAACAAGTATTTGCTTCACATTTCCAGCAACCTGAAAACTAAGTTGGGTTAGTGCAGATTCTTCGACTGAACCGATATATTTTCTTTGTCCGTCAATATCATTTAAGGCAATCAATACTGCCTTTACTGGAATCTGCTGTTCAGTTTGGGTTTCCTTTTCTTTGTTCTTACAGCCTGTAACGAAAAGAAGGATAAGAGAGGCGATTACTAAGTAGTTTCTAATTTTCATACCGATTAATTCAATATTTTAACATTGCAAAGTTGCGATGTATGGTATACATTAAAAAGGTCATACATTCCTAATATATAGTCACATGGTACGATTTTTGGAATAATGGACGGTTAAATTGATTTTTTTTGGTTTATTTGTCTTAAAAGATGATGTGATGATAAAAAATAAAACAATTTACACACTAGAAGTATCGCATTTGAATTCGGCGGATGACAACCTGAAGAATGATTTCGCAATATCAGATACAAGTGAGGATATTATTGGTATCACCCTCGAACATCCAGTAAAGATTAATTCCTTACTTGTTGGTATATGTACAAAAGGGAGAGGTTCTATAAGCGTGAACTTGAAAGCAATACCTCTGTCTGAAAGAGATGTAATAGCACTCTCACCGGGAACTATTGTCCAATACGACCCAGAAGAAATAAGTAGTGATTTTTGATGAAATATATGTTAATCTCACTTGAGTTTGTATCTGCGTTCGATGCTTCATACCTTTATCCTGATGCACGGCAGAATTCCTATTTCAGAGCAGATATTGAAGAGTATAAAATATTGATGAAACTCTATGATAATTTGTTTGAAAAATATAATCATGGGGACAGTTTGTTTAGAAGGCAGATTATACAACATACCCTATTGTCCGGGATGTATGAGTTTGCCCTGATCGAAAAGAACCATACCTCACTAGATACCGAAAACCTGACAAAAAAAGAAAGGTTGGTCTGGGAGTTCTATCAGCTTTTGTTTAAACACTACAGATATGAAAAAGATACTTTGTTTTATGCAGAAAAGTTGCTGTTATCAACCAAGTACCTATCTACCATCATAAAACAGCAGACTGGAAATACGGTCAACGAGTGGGTGTTTGAGTACATCATTGCGGAAGCAAAGGCTCTTATCAAGTCCTCAAAAATAACTATTAAAGAATTGGCAGAGTATTTTAACTATGCTGATGCAACTTCTTTTGGGAAATTCTTTAAAAAGCAGGTCGGTATGACGCCTAATGAATACCGACATTCTTAATAGGAAAAGAAATTTATCTACAAATCTGTAATTAAATGCTGTAAATCAGGATCATTTTTAATACGTTCAATTTCATTTTCAACTATATTAACTATGTCTAACTTTATTTGACGGTAATTTTTCTCAATCTGCTGTTTCATTCTATCTTCACCAGCTTCATTTACAAAGGATAATATTTCCGGTATATTTTTGTAGGCTTTGGTTTCGGCAGCTACCTTTGCATTATCTACTACAATTTCAGCGTGGAATATCTTTTGTTCGATACGCTCATCAAAGTTATCGGAAACAGAACCTACAAACATACCTTGTGTGAGTGTTGAGATTTTAGAAGCTGGTATAAGACTATCTAATTGTGTCGATATTGAAGTTGAGGTGTCATTCCTGTTGATTGATAAACTTTGACGTTTCTGCAATACTTTCCCGAAGCGTTCTGAAAGGCTTTTTGCTGTTTCGCCAACTACCTGACCACTGAAAATGTTACCAACGGTATTTTGTATAACCTTTGCTTCCTTATCTCCATAATCTCTTATCAATTGCGAATAATCCTGAAAGCCCAGACAAACCGCAACTTTATTACTTCTCGCAGTTGCGATAAGATTATCCAATCCTCTAAAATAAATAGTAGGAAGTTCATCAATGATAACTGAACTTTTTAATTGCCCCTTTTTGTTGATAAGCTTCACAATTCTTGAATTGTACAAGCCTAATGCTGCGGAATAAATATTTTGACGATCGGGATTATTGCCAACGCATAAAATCTTCGGTTCTTTTGGGTTATTTATATCGAGCGAAAAATCATCTCCTGTCATTACCCAATATAATTGTGGGCTAATCATTCTCGATAAGGGAATTTTAGCTGAAGCAATTTGACCCTGTAATTGGTCTTGTGCACCACTTTGCCAGGCATCCATAAATGGTGATAGATAGTTTTCTAAATCGGGATAGGAAGTTAAAATTGTGAATACGTCCGAATACTTTTTATTCAGCAATTCAATAGCGTGAGGAAAAGTGCAATACTTCCCGTTTTCGTATATTTTTAGATACCATATTATAGCTGCCAATAGGATAATTGGGCTTTCCACGAAGAAATCGCCCTGTTTCTGTATCCACGACCTATTAAGGTTAAGCATTATGGTATAAGCCGCTTCGTAAGCATCGCTGATGTCGGTCATAAAATCAGGGTTAAGAGGATTGCAACGGTGGCTCTTGCGTGGGTCGTCGAAGTTTATTACATAAAATTTAGGTTGAATTTTATATTTGTCCCGATGCTTCAGTAAATGATTATAGGCAATGGTAGAAAGGTCGTCAAACTTAAAATCGTAGATGTACATACTAAATCCTTTCTCAATTTGCTGCTTGATGTAATTGTTTACAACGGCATAGGATTTACCGGAACCGGGAGTTCCTAAAACTATCGTTGCCCGAAAAGGATTAACAATATTAACCCAACCGTCATTCCATTTATTCTTGTAATAAAACTTGGTAGGTAGATTGACAGAGTACTCGTTCTCCATCAATTTGGTTTCCTGTTGGAAACTTTCGTTTTCATTATTGAAAACATCATCCATCAAGTTGGTGCGTAATAAACGGCTGATCCATACACCCGCCATCATCAGAGCAATATATCCCAAAGCAAGCGTGAGGATATAAAAGAATGTACCAATGAGGGGTGTTAGCTTCAATAAGAATGTGTTCAGAAAGAACAGTACAAATCCAATTCCCAAAGCCACATAAATTTTAGTCCAGGTTATTTTTTCATTCTTCACGCCTTTGGTTCCCAGACAGCTTAATGCCAACAATACTATTGCAAATACTTTGGTGTAAAGTGTATGTGAAAACAGACCGGCAGTTCGTTGAAAATTGCTCAATATCTTATTGATGACTTCTAACGTCCAGCCACGTTCTATAAAGAAACTGTAGCAGAACCAATAGAGGTGCATCAATACTATAATGATACTTACTGCTCGCATAAAAGCCATAATCTTGGCTAAGCCTCTTAAATCGTCTTCTCCCTGCATTATTTTAAGTTTTAATGTTCGTGCGTGAATTTATGGGCTGTATAGCGTGGCTATAAGAATGTGGTAGTGTTTGGCTGTGAGAGGCGGTGTTTGGCTAAGTTCAATGAAAATATAAGTAATCCTTTTGTTGCAGAACAACTCGTTTTTTATCTTTGCAAGATGCACAATCAGCTTATTCAACTTATCACACAAAATGCAACTCTTTCAGATTTAGAAAGAGATTTATGCATTGGATATTTTGAACCAGTAATGTTTCCTAAAAACCGTATTCTTGAAGAAGAAGGAAAAATACCGGCATACCTATATTTTGTGGTTTCGGGCTTTGTACGTCTGTTCCATTACAATGAAAATGGTGATGAAGTGACAACGCATATTAATTGTCCGCCGGGCTTCATTACTTCCTATGATAACTTTGTTAATCAGAAAAAATCTGATGAAAACCTAGAATGCATTACAGAATGTGAACTTCTTCGGATTAAAAAAGCTGATCTTGATTTGCTTGTACAACAAAGCTCTGCATTTAAAGATTTTAGCATTTTGGTATTTCAGCGATCGTTGTCATACAATGAAAAACGTTCCAAGGAACTTGCAACGCTGACAGCAGAAAAACGTTATTTAAAACTAATGGAAGAATATCCAGAAGTGCTTCATAATGTCCCGATGCAGTACATCGCCTCTTTTCTCGGGATGAACCCAAAAAGTCTGAGCCGTATCCGCAAACAGATTATTAAGTAACATTTGTGAAGTGGTTTTGAATGAGCAAGGCTGAACTTTGCCCTATCATTTAAAATCAAAAGATATGACAAATAAGGAATTAGTATTGGTATCGGGAGCCAATGGACATTTGGGAAATAATCTTGTAAGGTTACTAATTAAAAAAGGATTTCAGGTTCGGGCATCTGTTCGCAATATTAACAGCAAAGAATGTTTCAAGGGATTGGATTGCGAAGTTGTACAAGCAGATATCACAGACAAAGCTTCATTTGTAAGAGCTTTGCAGGGAGTGGATACGTTTTATGCTGTAGGTGCCGCTTTCAAGTTGTGGGCGAAAGATCCCAAAAAAGAAATCTATGATGTGAATATACAGGGTACCAGATTTACAATTGAAGCCGCAGCTGATGCTGGTGTTAAGAAGATTGTTTATGTGAGTTCTATTGCCGCTTTAGATTATACTAATCTGCCTACGAAAGAAAGTAATGGATACAACCCTGACCGAAGAGATATGTACTACAATTCTAAAAATGATGGTGAAAAGCTTGCTTTTCAACGGGCTAAAGAATTGGGGATTGCACTGGTATCCGTGATGCCCGGAGCTATGATTGGTAGTGAAGCTTTTCTTCCTTTGAATGTTTCGTATGGTGTTTTAAGATTGATACTGAACAAGCAAATTCCGATGGACACAAAAATTACGTTGAATTGGGTGGATGTGAAAGATGTGGCAGAAGGCTGTTATCTGGCAGCACAAAAAGGTCGCTCGGGAGAACGTTATATTCTTGCCAACGAAAAGTGTATGACTATTACAGATACAACAAAGCTGGCCCAAGAACTCTACCCCGAACTAAAACTGAAAGTACCTGGTTCTGTTCCTAAATTCGTACTATATGCAATTGCAGGCCTGATGGAATTTCGGCAAAGTTAAGCGGGAAGCCACCTGTGCTAACCACCAAGGAAATTGCTATGTTCTCTGGTTTGCAACAGGATTTTGATATTTCTAAATCAAGAAATGAATTGGGATTTAATCCAAAAGATGGCAAAGAAGCAGTAAAAGAAGCAATGGATTATTTGATAAAAAATAAGTTTTTACTTTAAATGCATATTGATAGCAAATGATTTAATGAGGTATCCTAATCGCTAAATATCTGATTAGGATATCTTTATTAATGACCTCTTTTCCGTTTACGTTTCTTCTTCATTTTGTTGGTAAAATCCTGTTCCTCATAATCCTCGCCCTGTGCTTCGGGTAGCAAGCCGCCCAATGCTTCAATTAAACCGTCTTCGTGTTTGTGTGTAGTTAAGAAGTCGAACAAATGGTGTGGTTGCTCCGCAGGAAGATCCGCATCATCTGAGGTGGATATTTTTGGCTTTTGTATGGCAGGTTCTTTTATATCCGGTTTGATGTTATTGTTCCAATAATCATTAAAGGTATTCGCAGAAAGTTCCTTGCTTAAACGTGAACCCTTCCAGACTGATTTAGAATTGTGATCTATAAAAGTTATTCCGTAAATACGCCCAGCTTCATTTCTACGCACCACCACGTTAATGCCCTGTTCGCCTAACTGCTTTTTAAAAGCCTGCTCATCACTTGTTGATTTCAGGGCAATGGTAACTGCGGATTGTAAAGTTTTTTGGGTTGGATTGGCTTTCAAAGCCTCTTTGCTTTTTGAAAAATGCAGTTCCAAAGTTGGTAGCCCTGCGTTCTTTCCGAATAAGGAAGCCTTGAAAGGATGTCCGGCTCTTTCTCCCTTTTCGTTTAAAGGAATATACAGTAATCCCTGCTTCATCTTTCCCTGCAATTCGCCCTCCACTTTTTCGGTGGTAACATTGAACAGGGAAAGCAAAGCATTGTATTCTCCCAAAGTTTGGTATTGATAATAGTTCGGCAGGTGTCGTACTACCGAAGCGATTTGGCTTTTCACATCTCCAGCCCGATAATCCACTGGAAGGAATACCTTATCATTTTGTTTATGTTCCTTGTCCGTGGCTGGTATCAATCCGTGTTTCCTTTCAAGTTCACGGCATACATTCATAGACCGCATTTTTTCGAACTTGTCAGAAATTTTTTTGCCCTCTTCGTCCACGCAAACCGATACGATGTGGATATGACTACGGTCAATATCGGTATGTTTGAATACCACAAAAGGCTGTTCGCCGTAACCCATTTCCCTCATATATTCTTCCGCCATTTCCCTAAACTTGTCATCACTTACCTTGTCTTTCGGGTCGGGATTGAGCGAAATATGCAACGTATGCTTTTCTGTATTGCGGTTGGCTATCAGGTATGGAGCAAAAGATTGAGCTAATTGAGCAACGGAATAATGACCATTAGCGGTTTCAATCATTTTATTGGCAAACAAAATCTGTCCGTTTTCATTCTCCACTTTGAGCTGATTGTACGCCAATGCACCGTATAAATTTCCGCTTCTGCCAATTTTCGCTATCATTTCTAAGGCTATTTTTTCAGATACTTTGCTTCAAATTCCTCACTTATCTGAATGATTTTTTGGCATAACACCGCCATTTCAGCCGTCTGTTTTTCCAATTTGTAGAGAAATGCTGCTGCC
This is a stretch of genomic DNA from Chryseobacterium tructae. It encodes these proteins:
- a CDS encoding transporter suffix domain-containing protein, which codes for MEKSNFKKTLGFIFFAITIICWIGAPILPFTDIPNKAIVTTTVVIVGEVFFLSAIALLGKEYWGKIKQWFKSLFSKKTNNP
- a CDS encoding TolC family protein, giving the protein MKSVHYIFFALFLLVTSGASAQTNYTLEQCKELTLKNNNALKADRLSMEEASLTKKEAFTSYFPKVNAFGFGYHLKEGMIGKESAEMINMLGSSFPGMPNVRDKRNGYMLGISLEQPVFTGGQIYYGNKLAELGEDVSKYQTQEAKKNILVSVEQYYWTLVSLYEKRKTIDVMKNLADNLFSDVKVAVDAGVTNRNDLLQVQLKQNEIKTSGVELENSISLLKIQLAQLMNVDGGQFEIETKDQEYISNPVTLLVDHNQAVTNTNMHKLLSKNIEAKQLEKKIERGKLLPYFGVGAGYYQYNDIFKNTNPSTMVHATLSLPISDWWGGSYNLRKKQTQIDRAEYEKTDTDQKLLVMFQSYWNKLNENYNKILLAKQAIETAEENVRINKDQYQNGLSILSDLIDAQSLLQQSRDKHTEAYTGFLVARYIYLRETGR
- a CDS encoding efflux RND transporter periplasmic adaptor subunit → MKIRNYLVIASLILLFVTGCKNKEKETQTEQQIPVKAVLIALNDIDGQRKYIGSVEESALTQLSFQVAGNVKQILVSEGSKVHAGQLIATLDRARYQKAYEVAKSQKKQAKDAYQRLKIIYDNKSLPEIKIIEAQSLLEQAEAAESLALKDVEDCNLYAPYSGVIGTKVIDLGANVAAGMPVFTVLKVDKIRVKVSIPENDIKELKIGDDANVYVKTSDKSYTGKIVEKGVVANPYSRAYTVKVDILNGKDELLPGMDCNITFKSDNVTGYSLPISVIQISARNERYVWKVNKDNTVLKQSVKIGELTSDGVVVLEGLGEGDRIVTEGFQKIFEGSKVIVK
- a CDS encoding helix-turn-helix domain-containing protein; translated protein: MLISLEFVSAFDASYLYPDARQNSYFRADIEEYKILMKLYDNLFEKYNHGDSLFRRQIIQHTLLSGMYEFALIEKNHTSLDTENLTKKERLVWEFYQLLFKHYRYEKDTLFYAEKLLLSTKYLSTIIKQQTGNTVNEWVFEYIIAEAKALIKSSKITIKELAEYFNYADATSFGKFFKKQVGMTPNEYRHS
- the mobC gene encoding conjugal transfer protein MobC; this encodes MQGEDDLRGLAKIMAFMRAVSIIIVLMHLYWFCYSFFIERGWTLEVINKILSNFQRTAGLFSHTLYTKVFAIVLLALSCLGTKGVKNEKITWTKIYVALGIGFVLFFLNTFLLKLTPLIGTFFYILTLALGYIALMMAGVWISRLLRTNLMDDVFNNENESFQQETKLMENEYSVNLPTKFYYKNKWNDGWVNIVNPFRATIVLGTPGSGKSYAVVNNYIKQQIEKGFSMYIYDFKFDDLSTIAYNHLLKHRDKYKIQPKFYVINFDDPRKSHRCNPLNPDFMTDISDAYEAAYTIMLNLNRSWIQKQGDFFVESPIILLAAIIWYLKIYENGKYCTFPHAIELLNKKYSDVFTILTSYPDLENYLSPFMDAWQSGAQDQLQGQIASAKIPLSRMISPQLYWVMTGDDFSLDINNPKEPKILCVGNNPDRQNIYSAALGLYNSRIVKLINKKGQLKSSVIIDELPTIYFRGLDNLIATARSNKVAVCLGFQDYSQLIRDYGDKEAKVIQNTVGNIFSGQVVGETAKSLSERFGKVLQKRQSLSINRNDTSTSISTQLDSLIPASKISTLTQGMFVGSVSDNFDERIEQKIFHAEIVVDNAKVAAETKAYKNIPEILSFVNEAGEDRMKQQIEKNYRQIKLDIVNIVENEIERIKNDPDLQHLITDL
- a CDS encoding Crp/Fnr family transcriptional regulator, translated to MAKFNENISNPFVAEQLVFYLCKMHNQLIQLITQNATLSDLERDLCIGYFEPVMFPKNRILEEEGKIPAYLYFVVSGFVRLFHYNENGDEVTTHINCPPGFITSYDNFVNQKKSDENLECITECELLRIKKADLDLLVQQSSAFKDFSILVFQRSLSYNEKRSKELATLTAEKRYLKLMEEYPEVLHNVPMQYIASFLGMNPKSLSRIRKQIIK
- a CDS encoding NAD-dependent epimerase/dehydratase family protein, yielding MTNKELVLVSGANGHLGNNLVRLLIKKGFQVRASVRNINSKECFKGLDCEVVQADITDKASFVRALQGVDTFYAVGAAFKLWAKDPKKEIYDVNIQGTRFTIEAAADAGVKKIVYVSSIAALDYTNLPTKESNGYNPDRRDMYYNSKNDGEKLAFQRAKELGIALVSVMPGAMIGSEAFLPLNVSYGVLRLILNKQIPMDTKITLNWVDVKDVAEGCYLAAQKGRSGERYILANEKCMTITDTTKLAQELYPELKLKVPGSVPKFVLYAIAGLMEFRQS